Below is a genomic region from Echinicola rosea.
CAGCAGCGCGTATGAGGAAATCATCAAAAACCTCGAAATCGCCAAAATCAACCACCGCAACAGTTCACCACTGATCCAGATCATCGATAAGCCCCGCTTTCCCTTGGAAGAGAGCAAGCTGAAATGGTACATGGGCATCATCGTCGGTGGAGCCGTAGCCTTTATTTTGGCCATATTTTACCTTTACATTACCCGTCTATACCAAGCGAATATTAGGGTATCCAGGAGCTAGATTTTGAGTCTTGAGTCTTGAGTATTGAGACCTGAGATATGAGACTTGAGATCTGTGCTGTGCTGGGTCTCTGCCCCCACACTGGCAAGCACTGAGTCTTTGACTCACTTTGACTGCCCTGGCTAGAACTAAGTATAACGTACGAGGTACCGGATACAAAGACGGAAGGATGAGGTATTTGGACAAATACGATAAAAGGCAAATTCCGTAAGACGAGGTGGATGCCGCATTTCCCAACCTTCCAACTGCCAAAACTTAAACCCGCATTATGCATTAGCCTATCTATTCCGAGCTGATCCGCCGCGGCGGATGATTCAATCTCCAAACAGCCTGATTTTCTTGTAGTTTCAGCTCTCATTACGATTCCTAATGCATAAAACGGGTTAAAACATCTCAACCCCACACAATGATCGAAAAGCTTATTTCTGTACCTTTTTTTCAGCTAATCCGCCATAAGTCGGTACAGAACTTTATTTTTTTGCTGATCATACAGTCATCCAATATCCTGATTTCGCTGATCGTGATGCCCCTGCTGATCCAGTCTATTGGTGTGGACCAGTTTGGTTTGGTGAGCTTGGCCCTTTCGGTGATATTAATTGCCAATGTCTTTGTGGGATTTGGCTATAACCTGAGCGGTCCCCGGGATGTGGCCCTGAACCAAAAAGACCCCAAGACCCTTTCAGCCATTCTGTCCACGGTCATTTCCAGTAAATTGGTTTTGGCAGTTTTGGCGGCGATCTCGCTGCTGATTGCTGTAAAGGGATTCGGATTCTTTCCGGAATACCAGGTGATCCTGATCTATTCGTTGCTGATGCTGTTTTCGGAAGCTACCTTGCCGGTGTGGTTTTTCCAGGGAATGGAAAAAATGAAATTGGTATCCGTCGCTAACGTTTTCAGCAAGCTGCTCTATCTGGCAGGAATCGTCCTTTTCATCCAAGGACCCACAGATGCCAAATGGGTGAATTTCTTCTTTGGAGGATCAGCATTGAGCATCAATTTGTTGGTACTGACATACCTTAATGCTGAACTAAAAGTAACGGTTTATTTTATAGGTTTTATTAACGTCGTTCGCTCATGGAAAAACAATGTATATCTTTTTCTATCTGCAATGGCGAGCCACATTTCAGTTAGTGGAGGGTTGGTGGTTTTAAGTTTCTTTGCCACCGCAAATGTTTTGGGAATGTACAGTTTGGCAGAAAGAGTAGCTATGGTACTCCGGCTATTTCCATCCATTGTGGTGGGAGCCGTTTTTCCAAATGCAAGTAAATTATTTATAGATGACAAGGATTCGTTCTTTCGGTTTGTAAGTAGGGTGTATAAAACTACTTTGATTTTCTCTGCAGGCATATCGCTAACAGTTTATTTATTAGCACCATTTATCATTAAAATATTAGCAGGAGAGCATAATATGACGACATCTGTAAAATTTTTACAAATACTAGCATTTGTGCCCTTTATGGCAACGTTGAATATTGCGAACATGGTTTTGA
It encodes:
- a CDS encoding oligosaccharide flippase family protein, which translates into the protein MIEKLISVPFFQLIRHKSVQNFIFLLIIQSSNILISLIVMPLLIQSIGVDQFGLVSLALSVILIANVFVGFGYNLSGPRDVALNQKDPKTLSAILSTVISSKLVLAVLAAISLLIAVKGFGFFPEYQVILIYSLLMLFSEATLPVWFFQGMEKMKLVSVANVFSKLLYLAGIVLFIQGPTDAKWVNFFFGGSALSINLLVLTYLNAELKVTVYFIGFINVVRSWKNNVYLFLSAMASHISVSGGLVVLSFFATANVLGMYSLAERVAMVLRLFPSIVVGAVFPNASKLFIDDKDSFFRFVSRVYKTTLIFSAGISLTVYLLAPFIIKILAGEHNMTTSVKFLQILAFVPFMATLNIANMVLMLVSDQRKILFNSSWAFCLYMLLASIGLTSWLGGQGLAISMLSTEFVIFILCSWLLHKNIPNIFNGFYKRAFSSHHTG